The genomic region TTTACTTTCCATATGCATACTTTTATTGtcaatacatcatagttctattattaTCACTGTAAATAAATAAAAGTACCTTTGAAATTGCTTCttattataaaaacataaaaaatctctTAGATTGTcattcataaaaatttaaaaaaacttaaaaacactaaaaaaaaaaaaaatataatcaaatgaTCAATAAACACAAGCATTTCTACCAATCAAATAACACTTAATTATAGAAATAtacaaatttgaaatattttattaaaataaaacccacaaatatttatacatatcAATCATTTGATAATACTTTTCTACTACTTGTGATTGATACACCCCAACTAAAAAATAGACTGGAAAGTCTAAAGAACTCTTCGTATTCCATCACACGCATATCCCAAAAAGATAagacaaaataaataaatcaagcaGTCGACTTTATAAAAAGGAGCATTTGTAATAATTGAAGCATCCAAAAATACGACAAAACAAACATAATGATGATCGGTTGGCTTTTCCATTTTCCCAAAAATATAAAGTCGAACCAAGTGTTGACCCCGATTACGACAACGAGGCCTTTTTTTTGGTCCATTCACTTTTCACACTCGTTGAAAAATGCTATCAAATTGCCTTTAAGTCTGTGACAATTTTGCTAAATATAATCAGATTTAGTCGCACCAGCCTGGAACTCGTGCGCCATCACTTTTTTACTCCACATTTTTCTCATCTTTTTCCGATCCTTTGGAATTTCATAATCTTTTCTGGGTTAATTTCAATCTTGGTAGGGCAAACGTCTATTTTAGGATTGCTGGCataatcatttatttcaatcaacAGCAGTACATGCAAAAACATCCAAAGTTAAAATGTAAGATCTGAATTTGTGTATAAGGAATCCGAGATTGGAATAGCGACTGCCCATTGTTCTGAGGTCTATGATTGACAAAAAGAGAATATTTAACTGGATTTGACGCCCGTGCATGTCATCCACAAATAGAATTCTTACTAAGCATTCATCACGAAAATTCCAGCAAGGAAATTGGCTATAAATTTAGCAGTTGGTTTATGAGAAATAAAGTAGGAGAAAGCTGACAATAgtaaaaggataaagaaaaatggCAGAGAAGAAAAACAGTGTGGATGGGCTTAACCGAGGGCCTTGGCAACCTGAAGAAGATATGCTTTTGAAAGCATACGTTGAAGCGAATGGTGCAGGACGTTGGAGTACTCTTGCTGCAAAAGCCGGTACAACATTTGTCAAATCTCACTCTAGTTTTACTTATTTTTTGGATGGCTATTCATTCAAAATTGTCCTTCAAATTATCTTATTCAAAAAAATCATATACATAAATTAGTCTGAGTTTTCAGTTTTCAGTGTGTGAAGTAGTGTATGATAGCTTTTGGTTTTGACTGTCTATTTTTTCAATCAATTAAGTACGATGTTTTGGATCACAGTTATCCATCCATCATCAGAAAGGAGAGCGATCattgagtgtgatctgaaatgccTTGTTTAAATAAACATGATATTTTTCATTTATCAGTAAGAGAAGAGTTGTCATTAAATGTGATTCAAAATATCTCGATGAATTAAAAATGATGGTTTTGATCACACTCAGCGATATGTTATCAGAAAGAAGAACGTGATCTTAAACATCATATTTAATTTTATGACATTTTAGATCACACTTAATGATCAAATATCAGAAAGAGTACTTGATCCAAAATACCATGCTTAATTGATTAAAATATATGCACATCTAAAACCAAACCCTATCATACATTAATTATCTACCTATTAATTCTGTATAAATTTTGATACTTTGTTTAAAATCTCTGCTTTTATTTAATACgattttcattatattgttttgcaATTATAACAGTGCAGAGTTTTCTTTTTCACACTTTTTTTAACTACCATGAACATTTAGAATATTAGCCTGTATGAATGAGTTTTCCAATTCGTGTAGTATTTATAAGATTATTTATAAAATGAGTTGTAACTGTATGTTCGTATCGATTTTCCAAATCAGATTATATTTGTGTTTGTAACATtcataaaaattattattaatgaATTTTTGGTATTCCCACAAGAAGATTAACGCCTATTTAACACTTTTATCAGGTTTAAAGAGATGCGGGAAGAGTTGCAGGTTACGTTGGATGAATTATCTTCGCCCAAATGTGAAGCGAGGTCATATTACTGCAGATGAAGAAGACCTTATCATAAGGcttcacaaactgcttggaaacaGGTTGGAATTAACCTTTCTTTAAGCACTCAATATCTATTTAAATTAGACTTTTATATCTTTGATAAATGAAATGATAAGTAATTAAAGATTTAAATGATTGGTGCAGGTGGTCGTTGATTGCCGCCCGTGTACCAGGAAGAACAGATAACGATGTAAAGAACTTCTGGAATATTCATCTGAGCAGGAAATCTGGCCGCAAAGGTGTACACCTCAAGACCCTCAAATCAAAGCTCAAAGATACGCCTTTTTCCAATACTAATAGTATTGGAGACTCCACcaaggatgaaatggaatcaaAATGTTTGACCAGCTACAATTTTCAGCCTCATAGGCTAAGCATGCAAAGAGATTCGATCCTTGGTCCAGCAGAAACCAAAATGTTACAAGATCCATGCAATGGTGAATCAGGTGGGCGAAATCCTTGCCCAGATGGTCATGTTTTACAACATGTCATTGCACCAACAAAGTCCAATCTCAACACAGCGTCTTACACTGTATCTTCAACTGAGAATGATGAATTACACAGTGCAGTATATAAATTTTCATCCCCATTAACAACTCTGGTTCAGCAGAATTCTCATGGATTCCTAAGTGATATTTCTGACAACATGCAGGGATTAACATCCTCTGACCAATATCATTCTCTCTCAGACTCATTTGGATTTGGTTTTGTCCCTGGCCTTGACCCCAATTACATATTTGACAGTGAAAGCAGCTTTATCAATCTGCACCCTAACAGTCTCAATTCTCAGTTGGAACATGCATGCAATGGTGAACCAGATGGGCGAAATCCTTGCCCAGATGAGTTCACCAAGCTAACAAATGGTCTTGTTTTGCAACATGTTATTGCACCAACAATGCCCAACTTCAACAAAGCTTCTTACAATATATCTTCAGCTGAGAATGATGAATTATACAGTGCAGTGTATAAAATTTCATCCCCATTGACAACTCTGGATCAGCAGAACTCTCATGGATTGCTAAGTGATATTTCTTATAGCATACAGGGCTTAACAACCTCTAACCAATATCATTCACACTCAGATGCATCTGGGTTTGGCTTTGTCCCTGGATTTGACTCCAATTATATCTTTGACAGTGCAAGCAGCTTTACCAATCTGCAGCCAAATAACCTCAATTTTTAGTTGGATATAGAGGATGTGTGGCAATATGTTTCTGGTATTCTGTGATGTACATTTTAATAGGTTTTGTTCTTGTATTGCCATGGAGTAAACGGCTAGCTTCCCTATGGCTTTTGTGTGCGCTTTCTTCCTGGGATTCTTATAAAGATCCTCAGATGTTTATGGGCACAAGGTTGAGGTTCTTTTAAGAACAGGGTGTTCTTTGTGGCCATTTAATAATATCTTCTGTAAATGAAATattgataaataaatattttctttgtGACCATTTGATATTACTATCTTCTGTAAAATTGGACATCAAAGTTCAGCCCACAATGGTAAATCTCCAATAAATTTTGCTTCACTCAGGCTAATTATTACAATTTAAAAGGACTGGCCTGATTATAACTTTTATGCATGACATCTTGTTAAAATCAAATCCACCTGATGAAAAGCGAGATTTAAATTTCACGATCTACCTTGCCTTTGAAATAAGTCGTTTTATGATGGTTATCCATTCGTCATTGCTATTCAAACGCTCTGGAAGTTTACATAATGGAGTTAAAATATATATTTCCTAGAATTTTCAACCTTTTAAGGGTCCACCAATACAAGATTGATTTCTCGGCATAACgagaccaaagaaaaagaaaagcagCCCGAGGCGAAAAGACAGCAAAGATgataatgatgaatataatcaaCGGACACGAATTGATCTCAATCATTGGCAATTGTAAAACGGCAGAATCTAGAAATTGAGATACGAAGTTCTTGATTTCATGTGTTCAACAACGTGCGTTGTTCAAATATTTTTATAGAAGAGATGAAAAAGAGGGCAGTCCCTACCTATCAAACAGCTGTTGGAGAATGGCTTAGATCTTTTCATGTCTTCCATATAACAAACTATAGAATTAAAGTAATTTTCATAATGTTTTATAAAAATAATAGAGTTGGACTAATGAAGTGAAATATTTACGCGTCTTTCAATAATATCTAAAAATTAGGTTCTAAATTATTTTAATTGAGTTAGATAACTTggaataataaatgaaaataagAGAGGTA from Cryptomeria japonica chromosome 3, Sugi_1.0, whole genome shotgun sequence harbors:
- the LOC131064307 gene encoding transcription factor MYB106; the encoded protein is MAEKKNSVDGLNRGPWQPEEDMLLKAYVEANGAGRWSTLAAKAGLKRCGKSCRLRWMNYLRPNVKRGHITADEEDLIIRLHKLLGNRWSLIAARVPGRTDNDVKNFWNIHLSRKSGRKGVHLKTLKSKLKDTPFSNTNSIGDSTKDEMESKCLTSYNFQPHRLSMQRDSILGPAETKMLQDPCNGESGGRNPCPDGHVLQHVIAPTKSNLNTASYTVSSTENDELHSAVYKFSSPLTTLVQQNSHGFLSDISDNMQGLTSSDQYHSLSDSFGFGFVPGLDPNYIFDSESSFINLHPNSLNSQLEHACNGEPDGRNPCPDEFTKLTNGLVLQHVIAPTMPNFNKASYNISSAENDELYSAVYKISSPLTTLDQQNSHGLLSDISYSIQGLTTSNQYHSHSDASGFGFVPGFDSNYIFDSASSFTNLQPNNLNF